A stretch of the Candidatus Kapaibacterium sp. genome encodes the following:
- the mraY gene encoding phospho-N-acetylmuramoyl-pentapeptide-transferase, translating to MLYYLFDWIWKTFDPPGFGLFQYITFRSALAAITALLISFIVGPIILRKLTKHQIGEQSKNELQNVGNHSSKAGTPTMGGLIVLSALLIPTLLWADLSNMFIIMIMLTTIWLGIVGFIDDYLKVIKKYPQGLIGRYKIIGQVSIGIILGSVIYFCPDWFSQDFHKYNTLTTVPFEKNLNFNFQFMYIPMVIFILTATSNAVNLTDGLDGLSIGTVGIAALVLALIAYVTGNVRFSEYLNVVYLRETGELTVFAVALVGAALGFLWYNSYPAQVFMGDTGSLALGGAIGGLAILIKKEFLLPIIGGIFFAEAVSVIIQVTYFKYTKKKYGKGKRLFKMAPIHHHFEKSGWHESKIVTRFYIIAVMLAIITLTTFKVR from the coding sequence ATGCTCTATTATTTGTTTGATTGGATTTGGAAGACTTTTGACCCGCCCGGATTCGGTCTATTCCAGTATATTACATTTCGTTCTGCTTTGGCAGCCATCACAGCTCTATTAATCAGCTTCATCGTTGGACCGATAATCCTCCGGAAATTGACTAAGCATCAAATTGGAGAGCAATCCAAAAATGAGCTTCAGAACGTCGGGAATCACTCCTCCAAAGCCGGAACTCCGACAATGGGCGGATTGATAGTCCTTTCGGCACTTCTCATCCCAACTTTGCTTTGGGCAGACTTATCAAATATGTTTATAATAATGATAATGCTGACAACAATTTGGCTCGGAATAGTAGGGTTCATTGATGATTACTTGAAGGTGATTAAAAAATATCCCCAAGGTTTGATTGGCAGATATAAAATCATCGGTCAGGTATCAATTGGCATCATACTCGGTTCGGTAATATATTTTTGCCCTGATTGGTTCTCGCAAGATTTTCATAAGTATAACACGCTGACTACGGTTCCCTTTGAAAAGAATCTCAATTTCAATTTCCAATTCATGTATATTCCGATGGTGATTTTCATTCTTACAGCAACATCTAACGCAGTCAATTTGACTGATGGCTTGGATGGGCTTTCTATCGGTACTGTGGGAATAGCAGCATTAGTATTAGCTTTGATAGCTTACGTAACGGGAAATGTGCGTTTTTCTGAATATCTTAATGTAGTATATTTGCGAGAAACAGGGGAATTGACTGTTTTTGCAGTTGCATTAGTTGGGGCAGCACTCGGATTTCTTTGGTATAATTCATATCCGGCGCAAGTTTTTATGGGCGATACGGGTTCTTTGGCTCTTGGCGGAGCAATTGGTGGTCTTGCGATATTGATTAAGAAAGAATTTTTACTACCAATTATTGGCGGTATTTTCTTTGCTGAAGCCGTATCGGTAATTATCCAAGTTACTTATTTCAAATATACTAAGAAGAAATATGGTAAAGGGAAGCGACTATTTAAGATGGCACCGATTCATCATCATTTTGAAAAGAGTGGATGGCACGAATCAAAGATTGTAACAAGATTCTACATAATTGCGGTAATGCTCGCAATTATAACTCTTACAACATTTAAAGTGAGATAA
- a CDS encoding carbon-nitrogen hydrolase: MFISVVQFEPKFGEIEANFSRVLGAVKSVKSDVIVFPELCLTGYDFVSRDEAMAMALAVQDLVFTELKNLAITVKKIIVIGFPEISSNKLYNSAAILLPNPQLNNVYRKTHLFFRERFIFDEGDKGFFVIESIEPEIKIGTMICYDWRFPEASRTLALNGADLIVCPSNLVTNVWHIATPARALENKVYLAVANRIGTENRNGQELLFNGSSQIYSYNGSVLSKAQPDTEEIISAEIDPIMTRNKSFNEFNDIFADRRSQYYL, translated from the coding sequence ATGTTTATTTCAGTAGTACAATTCGAGCCTAAGTTTGGCGAAATCGAAGCAAATTTTTCAAGAGTTTTGGGTGCTGTCAAATCAGTCAAATCTGATGTAATCGTATTCCCGGAGCTTTGTCTGACCGGTTACGACTTCGTTTCGAGAGATGAGGCAATGGCGATGGCTTTGGCAGTTCAAGATTTAGTTTTCACCGAATTGAAAAATCTTGCAATCACGGTAAAGAAGATTATCGTAATCGGTTTCCCGGAAATCAGTAGTAATAAATTGTATAACTCCGCCGCAATACTGCTCCCAAATCCGCAATTGAACAATGTCTATCGTAAAACGCACTTGTTTTTCAGAGAAAGATTCATCTTCGACGAAGGAGACAAGGGCTTTTTTGTGATTGAAAGCATTGAGCCGGAAATCAAGATTGGCACTATGATTTGCTATGATTGGCGATTCCCGGAAGCCTCCCGAACTTTAGCTTTGAATGGTGCAGACCTCATCGTTTGCCCTTCAAATTTGGTTACCAATGTTTGGCATATCGCAACTCCTGCCAGAGCCTTAGAAAACAAAGTCTATTTGGCGGTAGCAAATCGGATTGGTACTGAAAACAGGAACGGACAGGAACTTTTATTCAACGGTAGCAGCCAAATTTACTCTTATAATGGTAGTGTTTTAAGCAAAGCACAGCCCGATACCGAAGAGATTATTTCTGCCGAAATTGACCCAATCATGACAAGAAACAAATCTTTTAACGAATTTAATGATATTTTTGCAGACCGACGTTCTCAATATTATTTATAA
- a CDS encoding UDP-N-acetylmuramoyl-tripeptide--D-alanyl-D-alanine ligase, protein MIENTASFTTTELRAILDKSEFHNLNESKLFTGVSIDTRSVKQGNAFVALKGENIDSHSLIDKALEAGAEVCFVEKKSLSELQIEIGNRPIIVSEDNIEVLAELASFHRMKFNIPIVAITGSNGKTTTKEMIADVLATKYNVLRTYENYNNLLGVPLMLLSLNNSYDLAVLELGTNQSGEIYRLGEIVRPTHALITNIGREHLEFLLDLDGVELEETYIFAHVRSEGFAFVNYDDARLKLYGHVLQKFMTFGTHENAELRASIILDNDMKPILDFDHDDKKFSVNMQTIGLGSAYNAIGATAVGIHFGVEFELIKSALEKFTAPLYHGYGRMAIETHSDIKIINDCYNANPESMIIALSTLSKFPGDGKKVAVLGDMRELGQWSEQEHKDILKLASESADLVYLTGDEFAKAYSELSQMYPNVQHFSKSEIAQKLKDTLNSGDIVLVKASRGITLETVISDLKNII, encoded by the coding sequence ATGATAGAAAATACTGCATCTTTCACAACTACAGAGCTTAGAGCTATTCTTGACAAATCTGAATTTCATAATTTGAATGAATCCAAATTGTTCACGGGCGTCTCTATAGATACTCGTTCAGTCAAGCAAGGAAATGCTTTTGTAGCTTTGAAAGGCGAAAACATAGATAGTCATAGCTTGATAGACAAAGCTTTAGAAGCCGGTGCTGAAGTATGTTTTGTTGAAAAAAAATCCTTGTCCGAACTTCAAATCGAAATCGGCAACAGACCAATCATTGTTTCCGAAGATAATATTGAAGTTTTAGCAGAATTAGCATCATTTCATAGAATGAAATTCAATATTCCGATTGTGGCTATTACCGGCTCAAACGGCAAAACAACCACAAAAGAGATGATTGCCGACGTGTTAGCTACAAAATATAATGTGCTCCGTACTTATGAAAATTACAACAATTTGCTCGGCGTTCCTCTTATGTTATTGAGTTTGAACAATTCATATGACCTTGCCGTGCTCGAACTTGGAACCAATCAATCAGGCGAAATTTATCGTTTGGGCGAAATTGTCCGACCAACACACGCATTAATCACGAACATCGGGCGCGAACATCTTGAATTCCTATTAGATTTAGATGGCGTGGAGCTTGAAGAAACCTATATTTTTGCTCACGTTCGTTCGGAAGGATTTGCTTTTGTGAATTATGATGATGCGCGATTGAAACTTTACGGGCATGTTTTGCAAAAATTCATGACATTCGGCACTCATGAAAATGCCGAACTTAGAGCATCAATCATACTCGATAATGATATGAAACCAATCCTTGATTTCGACCATGACGACAAAAAATTCAGCGTCAACATGCAGACTATCGGGCTTGGCTCTGCCTATAACGCCATTGGTGCAACAGCTGTCGGCATTCATTTCGGAGTAGAATTCGAGTTGATAAAATCAGCATTAGAAAAATTCACCGCTCCACTTTATCATGGTTATGGCAGAATGGCTATTGAAACGCATTCTGATATTAAAATTATAAACGATTGCTACAACGCAAACCCCGAATCTATGATTATTGCTTTGTCAACGCTTTCCAAATTTCCGGGTGATGGCAAAAAGGTAGCCGTTCTTGGTGACATGCGCGAGCTCGGACAATGGTCTGAACAGGAGCATAAAGATATTCTCAAACTTGCATCCGAATCTGCCGATTTGGTCTATCTCACAGGCGATGAATTTGCAAAAGCATATTCGGAGCTTTCGCAAATGTATCCTAATGTTCAACATTTTAGCAAAAGTGAAATAGCCCAAAAACTTAAAGATACTTTGAATTCGGGTGATATTGTGCTCGTCAAAGCATCTCGAGGCATCACACTCGAAACAGTAATCTCAGATTTAAAAAATATAATTTAA
- a CDS encoding ATP-binding cassette domain-containing protein, protein MKAIEITKLNKTFNKKSKMPTRALIDFDVEINPGEVVGLIGPNGAGKTTLIRILMGFDFADSGSVSVFGIDNQDFRFKQLVGFQSDNQYRSKTMKTFDFLILNSILAGFTNNDEQIYTMLEYFKLSQAADKSLVSLSKGMRQKVELISSFIGNPKLVVLDEPTAALDPPSVFELRDFISEQKKSGMTILFSSHHLTEVEKVSDRILFIDSGELKGNVLTSEAGPGFIEEAFRRYESERRFL, encoded by the coding sequence ATGAAAGCAATTGAAATCACTAAATTAAACAAGACATTCAATAAAAAATCGAAAATGCCGACACGTGCTTTAATTGATTTTGACGTAGAAATTAATCCCGGCGAAGTTGTTGGGCTGATAGGTCCAAACGGAGCCGGCAAAACAACGCTAATCAGAATACTCATGGGATTTGATTTTGCTGATAGCGGGTCGGTATCTGTTTTCGGTATTGATAACCAAGATTTTAGATTCAAGCAACTTGTCGGATTTCAATCCGATAATCAATATCGCTCAAAGACTATGAAAACATTCGATTTTTTGATTTTGAATTCGATTTTAGCAGGATTCACAAATAACGATGAGCAAATCTATACTATGTTGGAGTATTTCAAACTTTCTCAAGCCGCAGATAAATCTCTCGTTAGTTTATCAAAGGGTATGAGGCAAAAAGTTGAATTGATTTCCTCGTTCATTGGCAATCCCAAATTAGTAGTTCTCGATGAACCAACTGCAGCACTTGACCCACCCTCTGTTTTTGAATTGCGGGATTTTATTTCCGAGCAAAAAAAATCAGGCATGACGATATTATTTAGTTCTCACCATTTGACCGAAGTAGAAAAGGTCTCAGACCGAATACTCTTTATTGATTCCGGCGAACTGAAAGGCAACGTATTGACATCTGAAGCAGGTCCGGGTTTTATCGAAGAAGCATTCCGAAGATACGAATCCGAAAGGAGATTTTTATGA
- the murC gene encoding UDP-N-acetylmuramate--L-alanine ligase, whose amino-acid sequence MFKSVNRIHFVGIGGIGMSGIAEILLQQGFSISGSDMNESDNVRELRSKGAEIYIGHKSENIQNSEVVVYSSAVNPFTNPETVHATDMGIPIIRRAEMLAEVSRLNYCVAVAGTHGKTTTTSMIALIAINAGIDPTVIVGGRLRDFGGTNARLGKGEWTIVEADEYDRSFLQLQPTIAIINNIEAEHLDIYADIEDIRKTFTEFANKVPFYGLVVLGCDDIGVQKITDDLKRKAVTFGIGEDSYYRATNIVESPSGARFDLICNETEICNIHLKVPGIHNIKNALAAITVTNKMGIDFEIIKQSLEAFNGVYRRFDIRGEFGGVLVIDDYAHHPTEVRATLNAAKSYGRRVVAAFQPHTYTRTQAMYREFAESFDDADVVIITEIYPAREQPIEGVTGKLIADKLIESGKKNVRFVQTLDEVRAEIFEILQPGDVFLTIGAGNVCDLIDCFDA is encoded by the coding sequence ATGTTTAAAAGCGTAAATCGAATTCATTTTGTAGGAATTGGCGGTATTGGCATGAGCGGTATCGCAGAAATATTATTGCAACAGGGCTTTTCAATTAGTGGCTCGGATATGAACGAATCAGATAATGTTCGCGAACTTCGTTCCAAAGGTGCTGAAATTTATATCGGACATAAATCGGAAAATATTCAAAACTCTGAAGTAGTGGTATATTCGAGCGCTGTGAATCCATTTACAAATCCTGAAACTGTTCATGCTACCGATATGGGCATACCTATTATCAGACGTGCCGAAATGCTTGCTGAAGTTTCCAGATTGAACTACTGCGTAGCTGTCGCCGGAACTCACGGCAAAACTACGACTACATCAATGATTGCGTTAATTGCTATCAATGCAGGTATTGACCCGACTGTAATTGTAGGTGGCAGATTGCGAGACTTCGGCGGTACAAATGCTCGACTCGGAAAAGGAGAATGGACAATCGTTGAAGCCGATGAATACGACAGGTCTTTTTTGCAATTACAACCGACAATTGCTATTATCAACAACATCGAAGCGGAACATCTTGACATCTACGCCGATATTGAAGACATAAGAAAAACTTTTACAGAGTTTGCTAATAAAGTTCCATTTTATGGTCTTGTCGTGCTTGGTTGTGATGATATTGGAGTACAAAAAATAACGGATGATTTGAAACGCAAAGCTGTTACTTTCGGAATAGGCGAGGACTCGTATTATCGTGCGACAAACATAGTTGAAAGCCCAAGTGGTGCACGATTCGACCTTATTTGCAATGAAACCGAGATTTGTAATATCCATCTGAAGGTTCCCGGAATTCACAACATAAAAAACGCACTTGCTGCAATTACAGTTACTAATAAGATGGGAATTGATTTCGAGATTATCAAGCAATCACTCGAGGCATTCAATGGTGTTTACCGAAGATTTGATATACGAGGTGAATTTGGTGGAGTACTTGTCATTGATGATTATGCCCATCACCCAACGGAAGTGAGAGCAACACTGAATGCTGCCAAATCTTATGGCAGACGCGTTGTAGCGGCTTTCCAACCACATACTTACACCAGAACTCAAGCAATGTATCGCGAATTTGCCGAATCCTTTGATGATGCAGATGTAGTGATTATAACTGAAATTTATCCTGCTCGAGAACAGCCCATAGAAGGTGTTACGGGTAAATTGATTGCTGATAAACTGATAGAAAGCGGGAAGAAAAATGTCCGGTTCGTACAAACTTTGGACGAAGTAAGAGCCGAAATTTTCGAAATTCTTCAGCCCGGTGACGTTTTTCTGACTATTGGCGCCGGCAATGTTTGCGATTTGATAGATTGTTTCGATGCTTAA
- a CDS encoding NlpC/P60 family protein — protein sequence MRLKTLINKSIVLTIIALITFISLTDEASARKRRKYNPKQTREQAIQIIRSSSEHLCEIAGLDPIVEEANEELQNELMEHAEDLDSGEEIGDFGEDIDELQNEDDVIVDIDSFKMLWLSYIDDHIQSPYIESGIRKDELMDEIMEWLGTPYRFGGTTTRAIDCSAFTQKIFLSSASILIPRVAREQVKIGRKIPRNQLEFGDMVFFHTYSRKFASHVGIYLGDNLFAHASSRFGVTVSSLESSYYKKNFIGGRRITAKDVANLSINKPDVLNAEVNP from the coding sequence ATGAGATTGAAAACACTGATTAATAAATCAATTGTTCTTACTATAATAGCATTAATAACATTTATAAGTCTTACAGATGAAGCTTCCGCACGCAAAAGGCGAAAGTACAACCCCAAGCAAACACGCGAACAAGCGATTCAAATAATCAGGTCAAGCTCAGAACATCTCTGCGAAATAGCAGGACTCGACCCGATTGTCGAAGAAGCCAACGAAGAGCTCCAAAACGAACTAATGGAACATGCCGAAGACCTTGATTCGGGTGAAGAAATTGGTGATTTTGGCGAAGACATTGATGAATTGCAAAATGAAGATGATGTAATCGTTGATATAGATTCTTTCAAAATGCTTTGGTTATCGTATATTGACGACCATATTCAATCGCCATACATCGAATCCGGTATCAGAAAAGATGAATTGATGGACGAAATCATGGAATGGCTTGGTACTCCCTACAGATTTGGCGGCACAACTACACGCGCCATTGATTGCTCGGCATTCACACAAAAAATATTCCTATCTTCAGCAAGCATTTTGATTCCTAGAGTTGCCCGTGAACAAGTCAAAATTGGCAGAAAAATCCCCAGAAATCAACTTGAATTCGGCGACATGGTATTTTTCCATACTTACTCACGCAAATTTGCTTCACACGTTGGCATTTACTTAGGTGATAATCTTTTCGCTCATGCAAGTTCAAGATTTGGTGTGACTGTATCATCTTTAGAATCTTCTTATTATAAGAAGAATTTCATCGGTGGAAGAAGAATTACAGCCAAAGACGTTGCGAATTTGAGCATAAACAAACCCGATGTACTCAACGCAGAAGTTAATCCTTAA